A genomic stretch from Cyprinus carpio isolate SPL01 chromosome A12, ASM1834038v1, whole genome shotgun sequence includes:
- the LOC109084713 gene encoding monocarboxylate transporter 4-like: MGGAVVDTGDSGVKAPDGGWGWAVLFGCFVITGFSYAFPKAVSVFFKELIREFGVGYSDTAWISSILLAMLYGSGPICSILVNRFGCRPVMMVGGLFASLGMILASFATNIIHIYICTGVITGLGLALNFQPSLIMLNRYFSEKRPLANGLAAAGSPVALCCLSPLGQVLQYKYGWRGGFLILGGILLNCCACGALMRPLIAPKTSEVDEKETKPKPKPKLLDFTVFRDRGFLIYTVAAAIMVLGLFVPPVFVVSYAKELGNEDTKSALLLTILGFIDIFARPTCGIIAGLKWVRPRCVYLFSFAMIFNGITDLIGSMAKDYPSLVVFCIFFGISYGMVGALQFEVLMAIVGTEKFSSAIGLVLLVEAFAVLVGPPGAGRLLDATNNYMFVFLLAGCEVVLSALVLAICNMLFIKRKPEQPDPPAKMEMAIIDTEMDELNKAPKNDQDNGGGENGKKQAVEQEAMTKSDDKRVEEPESIGTDSIEVETASKNVTEPNGVVVET; the protein is encoded by the exons ATGGGAGGAGCGGTTGTAGACACTGGTGACAGTGGGGTCAAGGCACCTGATGGAGGATGGGGTTGGGCTGTCCTCTTTGGCTGCTTCGTTATTACAGGCTTCTCCTACGCCTTTCCCAAAGCGGTCAGCGTCTTTTTCAAAGAACTTATCCGGGAGTTTGGAGTGGGCTACAGTGACACTGCTTGGATCTCCTCCATACTTCTTGCAATGCTTTATGGCTCAG GGCCCATATGCAGCATCCTAGTAAACCGGTTTGGGTGTCGCCCTGTGATGATGGTCGGGGGCCTTTTTGCCTCGCTGGGCATGATTTTAGCATCCTTTGCAACCAACATCATCCACATCTATATCTGCACAGGAGTCATAACAG GTTTGGGTCTTGCTCTGAACTTTCAGCCATCCCTCATCATGCTGAACAGATATTTCAGTGAGAAAAGGCCCTTGGCCAATGGGTTAGCTGCAGCTGGAAGTCCCGTGGCTCTGTGCTGTTTGTCTCCTCTTGGTCAGGTTCTTCAATACAAGTATGGTTGGCGTGGAGGCTTCCTCATCCTTGGAGGGATTCTACTTAATTGCTGTGCATGTGGGGCCCTCATGAGACCCTTGATAGCACCGAAAACAAGCGAGGTGGATGAAAAGGAAACCAAACCCAAACCAAAGCCCAAGCTTCTTGACTTTACCGTCTTTAGAGATCGTGGCTTTTTGATTTACACTGTGGCTGCGGCCATCATGGTGTTAGGTCTGTTTGTGCCTCCTGTGTTTGTGGTAAGCTATGCCAAGGAACTGGGTAATGAGGACACCAAGTCTGCCTTGCTGCTCACCATACTAGGGTTCATTGATATCTTCGCCAGGCCAACATGTGGTATCATCGCTGGGCTCAAGTGGGTTCGGCCACGATGTGTTTATCTCTTCAGCTTCGCTATGATATTTAATGGAATCACTGATCTCATCGGCTCCATGGCCAAAGACTATCCATCTCTCGTGGTGTTCTGCATCTTCTTCGGTATCTCCTATGGCATGGTTGGAGCCTTACAGTTTGAAGTGTTGATGGCCATTGTGGGGACAGAGAAGTTCTCCAGTGCCATCGGCTTGGTGCTGTTGGTTGAAGCCTTTGCTGTGTTGGTGGGACCACCTGGAGCAG GTCGTCTTCTGGATGCCACAAATAACTACATGTTCGTCTTCCTGCTGGCGGGGTGTGAGGTGGTTCTCTCGGCCCTTGTGCTCGCAATCTGTAACATGCTCTTCATCAAAAGGAAGCCCGAACAGCCTGACCCTCCAGCCAAGATGGAGATGGCCATTATCGACACTGAGATGGACGAGCTCAACAAAGCACCAAAGAACGACCAAGACAATGGAGGTGGTGAAAATGGGAAGAAGCAAGCCGTTGAACAGGAAGCAATGACAAAATCTGATGATAAAAGGGTTGAAGAGCCTGAAAGCATAGGGACGGACTCAATAGAGGTGGAGACGGCTTCCAAAAACGTGACTGAACCAAACGGTGTGGTTGTAGAAACCTGA